GACGGTATTCTGGGTTAAAAGAAAGTAGGATTGGTTTTTTCCCACCTTTGGAAGAACTACTACCCTTGCGTATTTCCTTCACCACGTCGAGTTCAACGAGTTTCTGTACTGCTTCGGAAACCATTGGTTTGCTCATGCCAATCTCCAAAGCTATTTGTGCTCTTGAAACAAGTGGGTTTCTCCTGATAAATTCCAGTACTCTTGCTTCAGAGTTTCTGAACTGGTACAAATCTCTCTCTCTCCTTTCAAATTCTTGATGTCTGTTGAGAAGATATGAGACGAAAAATTTGGTGGATCTGAAAAACAAATAGTTAGTTAGGTAATATATCTTACTAACTTGAGCTTACTCGTCTTTACACTTCATGTCAAACTGCTATATTCCCAATCACCAAGAGACAGGTATGAATTTCTGTGGTTTAAAGGCATGATATATCAGGAAGGTGTGTTTTTCTTTCCTATGCTCTTTTTTTCTTGCCTTTTTCTGTTTTTTTGAATGCGTATTTTGTGTTGTTAACAAACAACAATGTAAGTCAATGCCATATTGGGGAAAAATCGGCAGCAAGTTTAGGAATTCTATTTTGTATTGATAAAATTCATTTTTCAACAACAGCTTGATTCTTTTTTCATTTGAGCGATGTGATTTTTTTCGTCCAGTATTGCTACCTTTGGTCCTTTGTATTCACCGTCAGCAAAAAGCCCAAAGCTCATTATTATGACTTTATCCCCTTTTTCCACAAGGCGCGCTGCAGCACCATTCAACGCAATAACTCCACTGTTTGGTTTTCCCTTTATCACATAAGTCTCAAATCTTTCTCCGTTGTTCACATCTGCCACGAGTACCTTCTCATTTTCCTTCAAATCAACGGCTTTCATAAGTTCTTCATCTATTTCAATACTTCCTTCATATGCCATGTTTTTATCTGTTACGGTAGCCATATGAAGTTTCGATTTGAGCATAAATCTCATCATATCAATCCCTCCTAAAAAATTATAACAGCCTTCAGGCTTATGATCAAAGGCTTATAGAATTTCCCAAGAAGTTAGTCTCATCTTTCCTGACTATTTCACTCTGAGGACTTGACAATTCTTCTATAGGATGGTTTATAATATTTCGGTTCAGAATTGTTAGGAGGGAAGGATATGAACAAGGATGAATTGATGGAGAGGATCAAAGAATTGGTTGCTGAAAAACTGGGTGCTGATATCGATGAAGTTACCGAAGAAGCCGATTTGATCGATGATTTGGATGCAGATTCCTTAGATCTTGTTGACATTGTAATGGCCTTCGAAGATGAATTTGGAGTCTCGATACCAGATGAAAAGTTAGAGAAAATAAGAACTGTTAGAGATATCTTCAAGATTCTGTATGCAAGTCTTGAATCTCAAGAAGAGAAAGAGGAAAAGGAAGAAGAAATCGATGAAGAGTAATTAATCCCAAAGTCGCTGGTTAAACCAGCGACTTTTTTGTTTGTAAATACTGCCAATTTTGACCAATCTTTATTACCAATGCCTTTCCTTTTAAATGAGCGATTTGATTGCCCAGCAATAAATAAGTTTCATAGCGATTTGTTTTCATTTCATCTATTGATCCTTCTGTCAACATCACGATGATCGAATTAGAAAACACGTAAGTACTGTCATGACATACGTAGATTTCAAAATATCCACAATCAAAATGATCAACGGATTTGAAAATCAACTCATTTGGAGAGGTTTTCTTGAATGCCTTCAAGGCTTTTTGAATATGTAATTCCCGATCTCTTCCCCAATCATAGACTCTGTATGTGAGATCAGATGACTGTTGTACTTCTATCAAGAGTGATCCTGGACCTATGGCATGCAAGACTCCAGCTGGAATATAAACAAGATCACCCGCTCGAGGGTGAAATATCTTCATATCGTCTGAAAAAGAATTGGATAAGATACTATTTGCTAAATCCATATCTGGACCTGGCAAGGCTATTGTACTATCTTCGAGAAAAAACCAGCATTCTGTCTTTCCCCAAGGTTCGTTTTCAATTCTCTGAGCCAATTCATCATCTGGGTGAACCTGTACAGAAAGCCACTGTTCGGAGGCAATGAGTTTTATCAGAATCGGAAACCTTGGAAGAGCCAAATCAAACAAGTCTAAGATGGAACTCAAATCGAAATTCTCACCGGAAAGCGCTTGCAACTTAGTCGGTATCATTGGGTGATCCGATAGTAGCCATATTTCACCTACAGGGTTTGGATAATCAGGACAGAAAAGGTCATTGAGTTTGAAACTCCCCCATATCATTTCTCTAACTTTGGGGATTGACTTGAGTATCAACAGAATAACCTCCAAGTCTAATCTCTTGATTTTCTATCAAAATAACGGCTTTTTCGATACTCTTATCTGAATAGAATTTTTTCTCAAAGATTATTACTTCAACACCAGGATGTAAGATCTTCCTGGCAATGACCTTGGCGTGGCTGAATTTTTCCTTTATCTGTGATTCTAATTTCTGCAACTGTTTTTCACTCATTTCAATAGTGTTTCTGAGATTTATCATGGTCTGACCGACTTTTCTGTAAACCTCCATTTTGTCAGGTGGAAGCTGACCTTGATTTTTCTCCATCATCGCCTTCATTGTTCTGTAAATATTTACCAGTTTTGATAAGTTCTCTCTATCGAGTTCCAGTTTACCTCGTATTATCTTGATTTCATCTCTGATCTGTGGATCAAAGCCTATTTCTATTAATGTCTTAATACCTAATGGCGAACCTATTTCTTCTGCTTCGACGGTAAAGCCTGCTACAATAGAGCCCCCCGCTATTATTCCCTTGTTGCCTGTGGCTTTTACTTCTATACCGGCACGAATTTGTGAATTAGTTATAGGACCGTTCACGACAACACTTTTTCCAGCTTCTATGATTGCATTCTCCAGAAATCTGGCAATGATATCTTCTTTTGCTTTGACAATACCTTTTTCTCTACCCTTTATTCCCAGTGCGCTGACAGATCCTTCAAAGGAGATAACGGTCGCAGCCTCTATAACACCATTGACCGTGATATTACCTTTTGCTTTGACGGAAAAACCAGGTTTGACGTCTCCAGAGATCTGTACTTCTCCAGGAAAGTCAATGTTTCCAGTTGCGTAATCAACATCCCCCTTTATCACTAACACTTCATTTACCTCTATAGATCCATCTGTTCTGGCGACCAATATACCATCTACAGTTGCAATCACTTTACTGCCATCTTCAGAAAGTTTCACATTTTTTCCGAGTTTGAGTTGGGCGGGTTTACCAGGTTTGGGGTTTAGAGATCTTCCAAAGACATTTCGACCTTCTGTACCAGGAGTTGGCTGTATGATCTCTGCGATCTCTTGACCTGCTTTGACTATTTGTCTTGTTCGACTTGGAAGTTCTCTCAAATCGATCTTGTCCTTTGTCTGTTCCGATGATTCGCGTTTCTCAGGTTGAATCATGAGGATTTGCCCATCTTGACCATCGATTGGTTCCTTCCCAAGAGCAACGAGAACTGGGACACCAAAGGTTTTTTTGTTTACCAAACCTTCAATTGCTTCCACAAGAATACCATACACTATTCCATTGGCTTGAAGATACGAAATTATTTGATCTTTTGATACTTCTTCGTTTTCCTCTGGTGAAACATTTACATAAGCTTCAAGTCCGTTACTCGAAACCTTCAATTGTGCTCTCACCAGTATCCCCCTTTATTAACCCCACTTTTTTCAGGAATTGCTTCATGTCCTCGAGTGCCTTTTGCGCTATCTGTTCTCGGGGTTGCCTGTAGCCACCCAGTAATCCATAATTAGCATACATCGGTTGTAGGTTTCTTTCACTACCTCCACTAATATAATCGAGCAAAGCCCCCATCATTGTAGTTTTTGGTAAAAGCACTGGATTTAAATTATTAATCATTCTATAAATATTCAAAGCCACGTACAATCCACTTGCAGCTGACTCTAAATAACCTTCTACTCCTGTTATCTGTCCTGCGAAAAAAATTCTATTATTCGTTTTCAATCTCATATAAGGGTCTAAAACTTTCTTGGAATTGATGTAAATATTTCTATGCATGACACCATATCGAACGATTTCTGCATTTTCAAGTCCTGGTATTAATCTGATAATTCGCTTTTGTTCGTTCCACTTCAATCGTGTTTGAAAACCTACTATATTGTACAACGTTCCTTCTACATTATCCTTACGTAATTGAACAACCGCATAAGGTTGTCTTCCAGTTCGAGGATCGATTAACCCCACAGGTCTCAGTGGTCCAAAGAGTAGGGACATTTTTCCACTTTTGGCAATTTCTTCTATGGGCATACAACGTTCGAACAATAAACCTTTGTCAAAGTCTTCCATTGGTATGACTTCTGCATTGATTAGGGCTTCATAGAATTTTTCATACTGTGACATATTCATGGGACAATTCAAATGATCTTTTGTTCCAACACCATAGCGATCCGCAAAGAAGGCTATTGAATAATCAATACTATCTGCTGTTATCACCGGTGCTACTGCATCGAAAAAGTAAAGATTCTCTCCTATTATTTTCTCAAGCCATTCACACAAATAATTGCTCGTAACTGGACCTGTAGCTATTACCCAGATCTCCTTTGTATCTTCTGGAATTTGTATTACTTCTTCGTTGATGATTTGTACACCAAGTTCATTGATGGTATCTGTGATGAACTTTGAAAACTTCTCTCGGTCGACTGCAAGGGCTTTCCCAGCAGGCACACGAGAAGCATAAGCTGCTTTCATTATTAATGAATCAAATAATTCCATTTCCCTTTTGAGTAAACCCGACGCGTTTTTAATATCATCTGATTTCAAAGAATTGCTACACACAAGTTCGGCTAACAATCCAGTTTTATGGACGGGTGTCATCTTGATGGGTCTCATTTCATGAATTGTGGTTTCGATCCCAAATTTAACCAATTGGTACGCTATTTCTGATCCGGCTAAACCTCCGCCAACGACATGTACTCTCAGCGTAAATCACCCGCCAAAGATGTGAAAACCTTGGTGAGTTTGAGAAGATTTCCATTCTGAAGATTTACCAACTGGACATCATTGAAAATTCTACTGATTATATATAGGCCAAATCCTCCTTCTTTGTCAGGAGAAGGCATCTTTGGTTTTATCACATCTGGATCAACGTGTTCACCAAAATCCCTCAACAAAATCTGAAGTTGTTTTTCACTCTCATCCCAGATGAGTGTCATTGTTATGTATTTATTCTCGTCACCTTTGTATGTGTGTCTGATTATGTTGGTCAAAGCCTCGTTAGCTCCAAGTTCAGTATCCCAGATTTCTTCTTCACTGATATTTCTATACAGTAGGAATGATCTTATGACTGCTCGAGCAAGTCTGGTGTTGATCGATTTTGAGCTGAAGGACACAGTAACAATCTCTTTCATCTCTGCACCTTCCCTTGCCAATTTTTCAATCCAACTGTGTATAAATAGCATTCGATTCCCATATTAAAAAAAAGCCAATATTTTTCCTCAAGTGATTTTTCAATTCCATAGGCTTCTTGTAATGAGAGTGTGGTTTTTTCACCGAATTCTTTCAGATCTTGTGATGTGAGTCTTGCATAGATGTTATCGACATCTTTTTCGTCAAGACTTACAGAGATCTCTGTGTCATATAAGTCTTTGTAAGTGCATAGGCCACGAAAATTGGCATATCTATCAACGATAAAAGCCTGCCTTATCGCTTCAAGAACATCAAAGCAACTACACGACATTGCCAGTTTGACATTTTCGTGAACAGAGATATACTCCATCGGGAAAACATACAGGTCTTTCTCACCTAAGTTGATAACTTGAGATGCCATCTTGCTCAATTGCGATCTGTAATTAAATCTGATCTCATCTTTTTCCGCAGAAAGAAGACCGACCACCATCTTGCCTTTCCAGTTGTCAATCAGTTTACTGAGTTCAATCATGAATTGTGGAAAAGAGTGCATTTTAAGTAACATGTTATCAAGGTATACTTTGATCAATTCCAAGGATATTTCTTGATTTATGAAACCAACAACGGTTGGTCCTATGAGTGTCTCAACATAATTCAATAAAAAAGCTTCACCATTGATATTCAGTGCAACTGGTATTTTTGATTCCATGACAAGGTTTACATATTTTGATAAAACGTCTTTTAATCCGAAATCATCCTTGATCAGTCTCTCTTTTGTTGCTATGTACATTTTCATGGCTTTTATCCTCCGTTCGAAGTTTTTCTCAATGAATAGATACATCCACAATAATTTTGTCTATACAGACCGAGTTTTTTGCTCAATTCAATGCTCCTGAGAAAACCGTTCTTTTTCTTGAAATCTTTATGGAGATACTCTATTTTTAGTTCTTCAGCGATAGTTTCCCCAATCTGAAGAATCAACTTTGAATTCTTCTTGGGACTCGTTGTCAACGTAGTGGAAAAGATATGAAAACCATTTTTCTTCGCATATTCTGCCGTTGATCTCAAACGATATTCAATACATTTGACACATCTAAATGAACCTTCTGGAAGATCTTCAAGCCCCTTTATTTGTTGTTCCCACAAGATTTTGTCTTGTTTTTCAACTATCAAATTCAAGTTCCAGAGATTTGCCAGTTTCACGGTTGCTTCCAGACGTTTTTCATATTCCTCTTCAGGCTGTATATTTGGATTAAAGAAAAACAAAATAGGTTCGTACCCTTCTTCATGCAATCTTTCGACTGCAGTTGTTGCATCTGGTGCACAACAGACATGAAGAAGTATTTGCATCAGAATCTCTTCTCACTATCCAAAAGTAGAGTGACCGGTCCGTCATTAAAAGCCTCGATATCCATATGCGCACCAAAAACTCCTTCGGCGACATTTTTGATTTTGTTTTTCACAGATTCTACAAATGAGCGATAAAGTCTTTGACCAAGATCAGGTGGAGCGGCATCGCTGAAAGATGGTCTTCTTCCACGCCGACAGTCACCATAAAGTGTGAATTGAGAAACAACAAGCACACCTCCACCTATTTGCAAAACATTTAGATTCATTTTCCCTTCTTGATCCTCAAAAATTCTCAAATTAAGAACTTTATCGCAAATCCATTCAACATCGTTTTGTGTGTCATTCCTTCCCACACCAAGGAATACGAGTAAGCCTCTCTCGATAGAACCAACGATCTTTTCGTCGACAATGACTTTGGCATGATGAACTCTTTGTACAACGGCTCTCAGCTTGGTCTCCCCCTTTCAACGGATATGATATTTTCAACGGATTCCAGAGACTTCTTTGCTTCATCGAGTTGTTTCAAATTACTGACAACGAGACTCAGTAACACTATGGAATAAGTTCGCTTACTACTCGCAAAAAGTACCTTCAGTACCGTTATACCTTTATTCTCAAGTAACTGCACAAGTTTACCTATATCGGCTTTATCTCTAATAGTAACTCTCAGAGTTGTTTCATACTTACTTTGTGGATCACCATTCCATCGTGCTTCAAATATCCTATCGGCTTCAACGTGTTTCACATTTGGACAGTTGATACTGTGAATCGTCAATCCTCGCTTACCTATCACACCTATTATCTCATCGCCGGGAACGGGACCGCAACATTTTGCCATGTGTATTTCTATATTCTTGAGTCCTGCTACTTCTATTACAGAAGATGGACTACTTGGCTTTTGTTTTTTCTCTTCTGATTTTGTAATGCTTTTGTCAACCAGTGGATTGAGTAGATTAATCAATTCCCCGTATGTGATTGTACCTTCTGCAACACGACTATAGAATTCATCTTCCGATATACCTTGGCTCTGAAGATATTTCTGGATCACATTTGATTCCATGATTTCTTCTATGGATTTGGATAGTTGTTTACTGATTCGTCTGAGAACGTCTATTCCTCTGTCTATGAGTTCGGTCTGCAATTGCTCTCGGAAGTATTTTCTGATCTTTGCCTTTGTGCGTGGAGATTTAGCATACTTTAACCAATCAAGACTTGGTCTTGCGATTTTTCCAACCAATATTTCAACCAGATCTCCATTTCTCAATTGATAATTGATCGGTACCAACTTGCCGTTAACCTTGGCACCTGAAAATTTATGACCGATATCCGTATGAATGGAATAAGCAAAGTCTATGGGTGTGGCTCCGACTGGGAGGTGTTTTACCTCTCCTTTTGGTGTGAATACGAATACCTCGTCCATTTGAAGTTCTTTCTTAAATTCTTCAAGTCCAGACAAGTCCTTTGTGAGCTCTTTTCGCCATTCAAGGAGCTGGTTAACCCATTTTTGCATAGCTTTCACATTGATTCCATCTTTATAGATCCAATGAGCAATCAAACCGTATTCCGCCTCGGCATGCATTTCTCTATCTCTTATCTGGATTTCGAGTGGTTCCCCATAGCTTGTGATAACTGTAGTGTGCAAGGATCTGTAGCCATTTGATTTTGGAGCTGCGATGTAGTCTTTTATCCTACCCGGTAAAGGCTTCCAGATGCTATGGACAATTCCAAGGACGTTATAACAAGTCGGAATATCATTCACAATGGCGCGAATCCCAAATAAGTCATATATTTCATTGAAATTCTTACCTTTTTCTTTGAGCTTTTGCCATATACCATAGTAGTGTTTGAAACGTCCTTCAACTTGTGCCTCTATTTCGTTTTCAAAAAGGGCTTTCTGTAGGATCTCGACGTACTCTTTTATTCTCTGTTCTCTTTCTTTCTTTTTTTCAGCCACAAGGGCTTTTATCCTGTTGTATTCACTTCTATTTAAAACTTTAAAAGATAGATCTTCTAATTCCCACTTAATCGAGTAGATTCCCATTTTGTGAGCAATTGGGGCATATATCTCCAAGGTTTCCTTGGCTTTGTATATCTTTTTTTGCTCGTCTTTCACAAATTCTATTGTTCTCATGTTGTGCAATCTATCAGCGAGTTTCACGAAAATAACTCTGATGTCTTCTGCCATGGCAAACAGCATCTTTTGAATTGTTTCCAACTTCAATTTCGAATCGCTTGTACCCACGGGTGCATTCAATTTGCTCACCTTTGTTACTCCGTCGACTATGCGAGCTATCTGATTTCCAAATTCTTTTTCGACATCTTCTATCCTGACCTTTCCTTCACTGTCTTCTACTGCGTCGTGTAGTAACGCTGCAGCAAGTGTTTGAACATCGACATTCATTTGAGCAAGGATTTTACAGACTTCCACTGGATGGACAATGAAGGGATCACCTGAGTCGCGATAAAAATTCTCATGTGCATATCGAGCCATATTGTAGGCTTTCGCCAGTAATTTTATATCTTCTTCAGAAGATTTGCCTTTTAAGGACAATATCTGCTTGGCAATCTCAACTGAATCTGTCATTTTCAGTTCGCCTCTTTTTCAATCATTCTACTCGGGATGATTTGAGATAGGAAACCAGAGCACTTATATCTGAAGGTGTCACTCCTGGTGTGCGAGAAGCTTCGAGAATATTTGATGGCTTGAGTCTGGATAATTTTTCTGCTGCTTCGGTAGAAAGGTTGATAATCTTTTTGTAGTCGATATTCTGTGGTATAGTGATTGCTTCAAGACTGTGAAGTGTTCTAACTTCATCGAGCATTCTTTCGACATAATCTTCGTACTTTGCATTCAGTTCTACTTGCTCAATGACTTCTGGATCGTCAATGGGATGTGGGTCAAGGGTTTTAATCTCTTTATAACCAATTTGCGGTCTTTTGAGAAGCTGAATGAATTTTGTAGGTTGGTGAAGTGGTTGTGTCCCCAAACTCACAAGTAATTCATTGACTTGACCTGTGGGCTTTATCGTCATAGATCTCAATCTATCTGTCTCGACTTGTATCCTTGTCTCAAGTGCCAGGACTTTTTCATAAAACCATTTTGGAATGAGTCCAATTTGGTAACCTTTCTTAGACAACCTGAGATGTGCGTTATCATGACGAAGGATTAGTCTGTATTCAGCTCGAGAAGTTAACAATCTATAAGGCTCGTCAACGCCTTTTGTTACAAGGTCATCGATCATGACTCCAATATACGCTTCTGAGCGGTCCAGAACAATGGGGTTTTCTCCTCTGAGTTTTTGAGCTGCATTTATACCTGCTAATAAACCCTGACCTGCCGCTTCTTCGTATCCACTTGTGCCGTTGATTTGACCGGCAAAAAACAGTCCTTCGATATTTTTACTTTCAAGTGTATGGAGTAGCTGTGTTGGATCTATGTAATCGTATTCGATTGCATAAGCAGGCCTTGTGATTTGTGCATTTTCAAGTCCAGCAATAGATCTAATCAATTTAATTTGAACATCATATGGTAAGCTGGTACTCAAACCATTTAGATAATACTCTTCGGTCATTTTTCCTTCGGGTTCAACAAAGATTTGGTGAGATTCTCTATCTGGAAATTTAACGACTTTATCTTCTATCGACGGACAATAGCGAGGTCCTCTTCCAACGATCAATTTCACATCTCCGTATAAAGGTGAAAAAGAGAGATTCTCCCTTATTATCTTGTGAGTTTCGTCATTCGTGTAGGTTAACCAACATGGGTAATCTTTTGGCAATACAATTGGTTCATCGAAATATGAAAAACACAATGGCTCGTCGGACGTATCCTGTCTTTTCATCTTTGAAAAATCTATAGACCTTCCAAGGATTCTCGCGGGTGTACCGGTTTTAAACCTACTGAGCTTAATTCCATACCTTGCCAATGACTCCGAAAGACCCTTAGATGGAAAATCTCCAAGTCTACCGGCTTCAAATACATTTCTTCCTATGAATATCTTTCCGTTGAGAAAAGTACCTGTGGTGATTATCGCAGTTTTAACGTCATATTGCACTCCTAAGGTATCGATCACCGCCTTGATCTTACCTTCTTCAACGACAAGCTCACACACTTGAGAATGTCTCAAATAAAGATTTTCTGTGTTTTCCAAACGCTTTTTCATGATCTGACTGTACGCCGGCTTATCTATTTG
The DNA window shown above is from Thermotoga profunda AZM34c06 and carries:
- a CDS encoding DUF342 domain-containing protein, encoding MRAQLKVSSNGLEAYVNVSPEENEEVSKDQIISYLQANGIVYGILVEAIEGLVNKKTFGVPVLVALGKEPIDGQDGQILMIQPEKRESSEQTKDKIDLRELPSRTRQIVKAGQEIAEIIQPTPGTEGRNVFGRSLNPKPGKPAQLKLGKNVKLSEDGSKVIATVDGILVARTDGSIEVNEVLVIKGDVDYATGNIDFPGEVQISGDVKPGFSVKAKGNITVNGVIEAATVISFEGSVSALGIKGREKGIVKAKEDIIARFLENAIIEAGKSVVVNGPITNSQIRAGIEVKATGNKGIIAGGSIVAGFTVEAEEIGSPLGIKTLIEIGFDPQIRDEIKIIRGKLELDRENLSKLVNIYRTMKAMMEKNQGQLPPDKMEVYRKVGQTMINLRNTIEMSEKQLQKLESQIKEKFSHAKVIARKILHPGVEVIIFEKKFYSDKSIEKAVILIENQEIRLGGYSVDTQVNPQS
- a CDS encoding RelA/SpoT family protein, with the protein product MTDSVEIAKQILSLKGKSSEEDIKLLAKAYNMARYAHENFYRDSGDPFIVHPVEVCKILAQMNVDVQTLAAALLHDAVEDSEGKVRIEDVEKEFGNQIARIVDGVTKVSKLNAPVGTSDSKLKLETIQKMLFAMAEDIRVIFVKLADRLHNMRTIEFVKDEQKKIYKAKETLEIYAPIAHKMGIYSIKWELEDLSFKVLNRSEYNRIKALVAEKKKEREQRIKEYVEILQKALFENEIEAQVEGRFKHYYGIWQKLKEKGKNFNEIYDLFGIRAIVNDIPTCYNVLGIVHSIWKPLPGRIKDYIAAPKSNGYRSLHTTVITSYGEPLEIQIRDREMHAEAEYGLIAHWIYKDGINVKAMQKWVNQLLEWRKELTKDLSGLEEFKKELQMDEVFVFTPKGEVKHLPVGATPIDFAYSIHTDIGHKFSGAKVNGKLVPINYQLRNGDLVEILVGKIARPSLDWLKYAKSPRTKAKIRKYFREQLQTELIDRGIDVLRRISKQLSKSIEEIMESNVIQKYLQSQGISEDEFYSRVAEGTITYGELINLLNPLVDKSITKSEEKKQKPSSPSSVIEVAGLKNIEIHMAKCCGPVPGDEIIGVIGKRGLTIHSINCPNVKHVEADRIFEARWNGDPQSKYETTLRVTIRDKADIGKLVQLLENKGITVLKVLFASSKRTYSIVLLSLVVSNLKQLDEAKKSLESVENIISVERGRPS
- the acpP gene encoding acyl carrier protein; translated protein: MNKDELMERIKELVAEKLGADIDEVTEEADLIDDLDADSLDLVDIVMAFEDEFGVSIPDEKLEKIRTVRDIFKILYASLESQEEKEEKEEEIDEE
- the mnmG gene encoding tRNA uridine-5-carboxymethylaminomethyl(34) synthesis enzyme MnmG; amino-acid sequence: MVYENFDVAVIGGGHAGVEAALATARLGFKTILLTSNLDRIAWTPCNPAMGGPAKGIVVREVDALGGEIAKVTDLAMINVRMLNTSKGASVRALRAQIDKPAYSQIMKKRLENTENLYLRHSQVCELVVEEGKIKAVIDTLGVQYDVKTAIITTGTFLNGKIFIGRNVFEAGRLGDFPSKGLSESLARYGIKLSRFKTGTPARILGRSIDFSKMKRQDTSDEPLCFSYFDEPIVLPKDYPCWLTYTNDETHKIIRENLSFSPLYGDVKLIVGRGPRYCPSIEDKVVKFPDRESHQIFVEPEGKMTEEYYLNGLSTSLPYDVQIKLIRSIAGLENAQITRPAYAIEYDYIDPTQLLHTLESKNIEGLFFAGQINGTSGYEEAAGQGLLAGINAAQKLRGENPIVLDRSEAYIGVMIDDLVTKGVDEPYRLLTSRAEYRLILRHDNAHLRLSKKGYQIGLIPKWFYEKVLALETRIQVETDRLRSMTIKPTGQVNELLVSLGTQPLHQPTKFIQLLKRPQIGYKEIKTLDPHPIDDPEVIEQVELNAKYEDYVERMLDEVRTLHSLEAITIPQNIDYKKIINLSTEAAEKLSRLKPSNILEASRTPGVTPSDISALVSYLKSSRVE
- a CDS encoding epoxyqueuosine reductase QueH is translated as MQILLHVCCAPDATTAVERLHEEGYEPILFFFNPNIQPEEEYEKRLEATVKLANLWNLNLIVEKQDKILWEQQIKGLEDLPEGSFRCVKCIEYRLRSTAEYAKKNGFHIFSTTLTTSPKKNSKLILQIGETIAEELKIEYLHKDFKKKNGFLRSIELSKKLGLYRQNYCGCIYSLRKTSNGG
- a CDS encoding DUF4940 domain-containing protein, whose translation is MKMYIATKERLIKDDFGLKDVLSKYVNLVMESKIPVALNINGEAFLLNYVETLIGPTVVGFINQEISLELIKVYLDNMLLKMHSFPQFMIELSKLIDNWKGKMVVGLLSAEKDEIRFNYRSQLSKMASQVINLGEKDLYVFPMEYISVHENVKLAMSCSCFDVLEAIRQAFIVDRYANFRGLCTYKDLYDTEISVSLDEKDVDNIYARLTSQDLKEFGEKTTLSLQEAYGIEKSLEEKYWLFFNMGIECYLYTVGLKNWQGKVQR
- a CDS encoding type I phosphomannose isomerase catalytic subunit; translation: MILKSIPKVREMIWGSFKLNDLFCPDYPNPVGEIWLLSDHPMIPTKLQALSGENFDLSSILDLFDLALPRFPILIKLIASEQWLSVQVHPDDELAQRIENEPWGKTECWFFLEDSTIALPGPDMDLANSILSNSFSDDMKIFHPRAGDLVYIPAGVLHAIGPGSLLIEVQQSSDLTYRVYDWGRDRELHIQKALKAFKKTSPNELIFKSVDHFDCGYFEIYVCHDSTYVFSNSIIVMLTEGSIDEMKTNRYETYLLLGNQIAHLKGKALVIKIGQNWQYLQTKKSLV
- the trmFO gene encoding methylenetetrahydrofolate--tRNA-(uracil(54)-C(5))-methyltransferase (FADH(2)-oxidizing) TrmFO, with protein sequence MRVHVVGGGLAGSEIAYQLVKFGIETTIHEMRPIKMTPVHKTGLLAELVCSNSLKSDDIKNASGLLKREMELFDSLIMKAAYASRVPAGKALAVDREKFSKFITDTINELGVQIINEEVIQIPEDTKEIWVIATGPVTSNYLCEWLEKIIGENLYFFDAVAPVITADSIDYSIAFFADRYGVGTKDHLNCPMNMSQYEKFYEALINAEVIPMEDFDKGLLFERCMPIEEIAKSGKMSLLFGPLRPVGLIDPRTGRQPYAVVQLRKDNVEGTLYNIVGFQTRLKWNEQKRIIRLIPGLENAEIVRYGVMHRNIYINSKKVLDPYMRLKTNNRIFFAGQITGVEGYLESAASGLYVALNIYRMINNLNPVLLPKTTMMGALLDYISGGSERNLQPMYANYGLLGGYRQPREQIAQKALEDMKQFLKKVGLIKGDTGESTIEGFE
- the panD gene encoding aspartate 1-decarboxylase translates to MMRFMLKSKLHMATVTDKNMAYEGSIEIDEELMKAVDLKENEKVLVADVNNGERFETYVIKGKPNSGVIALNGAAARLVEKGDKVIIMSFGLFADGEYKGPKVAILDEKNHIAQMKKESSCC
- a CDS encoding ATP-binding protein, translating into MKEIVTVSFSSKSINTRLARAVIRSFLLYRNISEEEIWDTELGANEALTNIIRHTYKGDENKYITMTLIWDESEKQLQILLRDFGEHVDPDVIKPKMPSPDKEGGFGLYIISRIFNDVQLVNLQNGNLLKLTKVFTSLAGDLR
- the dtd gene encoding D-aminoacyl-tRNA deacylase, giving the protein MRAVVQRVHHAKVIVDEKIVGSIERGLLVFLGVGRNDTQNDVEWICDKVLNLRIFEDQEGKMNLNVLQIGGGVLVVSQFTLYGDCRRGRRPSFSDAAPPDLGQRLYRSFVESVKNKIKNVAEGVFGAHMDIEAFNDGPVTLLLDSEKRF